The region TCGTCAGCCCGGTCACGATGTAGCGCTGGACGAGCAGGAAGAGGCACACCGCCGGCACCGCGCTCACGAGGCTGGCGCCCATGAGCTGGTTCCACGCCGGGAACGAGTAGTTCTCCGCGAGATAGTACTGCAGCCCGATGCCGAGCGTCCGCGTCGCGGGCGACGTCAACACGCTCGCGAAGAGGACGTCGTTCCACGCCAGCAGGAAGGAGAAGACGAACGCGACGACGAGGCCCGGAAGACTGAGCGGCAGCGTGATCCACCGCAGCACCCCGAGGCGGGTCGCGCCGTCGACGAGCGCCTGCTCCTCCACCTCGACCGGCAGGCTCGCGATGTAGACGCTGAGGATCCAGATCGAGAACGGCAGCGCGAACGTCATATAGGTGAGCACGACGCCGAAGTAGCTGCCCACGATCGTGACGTGCAGCGCGTGCTGGAGTCCGACGTAGATCACGAAGAGCGGCAGCAGCAGGAGGACGCTCGGAACGGTCTGGGTCGCCAGCAGCGAGGTCCGAAACGCGCCGCGCAGCGGGAACCGAAAGCGCGCCACGACGTAGCTGGCGCCGAGCGCCAGCACGGCCGCGGCCGCGCCCGTCACCCCGGCGATGATGAAGCTGTTCTTGGTGTAGACGCCGAG is a window of bacterium DNA encoding:
- a CDS encoding carbohydrate ABC transporter permease — protein: GAGWGAAVRQGLAFGYAAFVLLPVAYMLLIALHSSTTVGSGGILPSEWHWQTFTEMWDTVNLGVYTKNSFIIAGVTGAAAAVLALGASYVVARFRFPLRGAFRTSLLATQTVPSVLLLLPLFVIYVGLQHALHVTIVGSYFGVVLTYMTFALPFSIWILSVYIASLPVEVEEQALVDGATRLGVLRWITLPLSLPGLVVAFVFSFLLAWNDVLFASVLTSPATRTLGIGLQYYLAENYSFPAWNQLMGASLVSAVPAVCLFLLVQRYIVTGLTSGSLKD